Proteins from one Scleropages formosus chromosome 14, fSclFor1.1, whole genome shotgun sequence genomic window:
- the LOC114912221 gene encoding paraneoplastic antigen Ma1 homolog, with translation MAELRNWCRGEAINPEYALLVKDIPEDAEITPIEETLRSIKALGRVRVRGRMYDPQTQHLMALCECRERVNVKAIPLDVLPQGSDMPWRILGVSDEVAGSQQSSESDRLEENTKVPLQACAPEAIIRAVGDLMERQGRLSVDSSVYRRLRTFSGVVPTPLGEEQLENWIEQALLMVDNCERPDREKRLKIIESLKGPAAGIARAHPGERLSEFLRRIEKTLSRVIQKGGLAAKDANASRLDQLIKGAIGANMMLLNLRLREQRDNPPDFLQLLSEILTEEGYEASRQKLKSTVKPVQAKTVVAHADSGMQELQAEVKALKLQLAECSALLPPHPVVVQKSSMVTTDSTEHSEDDRDVKALKKDEKTPKASQDYVS, from the exons atggCTGAGCTCCGTAATTGGTGTAGGGGAGAGGCCATTAACCCTGAGTACGCTCTGTTAGTGAAGGATATTCCTGAAGATGCAGAGATTACTCCCATTGAAGAGACTTTGCGATCCATCAAGGCTCTGGGACGAGTTAGAGTGCGGGGACGAATGTATGATCCCCAGACTCAACATCTGATGGCTCTATGTGAATGCCGTGAAAGAGTAAATGTCAAGGCAATTCCCTTGGACGTGTTGCCACAGGGCAGTGACATGCCATGGAGAATCTTAGGAGTCTCAGATGAGGTTGCAGGAAGTCAACAATCTTCTGAGTCTGACCGACTGGAAGAGAACACGAAGGTGCCCCTCCAAGCCTGCGCTCCTGAAGCAATCATTCGTGCTGTTGGGGACTTGATGGAGAGGCAAGGCAGGCTGTCTGTGGATAGCAGTGTGTATAGGAGGCTACGCACTTTCTCAGGAGTTGTCCCGACCCCACTGGGTGAGGAACAGCTTGAAAACTGGATAGAGCAAGCACTTCTCATGGTGGATAACTGTGAGAGGCCAGACAGAGAAAAGAGGTTAAAGATTATAGAGAGTTTGAAGGGTCCAGCAGCGGGGATTGCTCGGGCA CATCCAGGGGAGAGGCTCTCCGAGTTTCTTCGAAGAATTGAGAAAACTTTGAGCAGAGTCATACAGAAAGGAGGTCTTGCAGCAAAGGATGCAAACGCCTCTCGCCTAGATCAGCTCATCAAGGGAGCTATAGGAGCCAACATGATGCTTTTGAATCTGAGATTGAGAGAGCAACGAGACAACCCACCTGATTTCTTACAACTGTTGAGTGAGATTCTCACTGAAGAGGGATATGAAGCATCTCGACAGAAACTGAAGTCCACCGTGAAGCCTGTGCAGGCCAAAACTGTAGTTGCACATGCAGACAGTGGAATGCAAGAGCTCCAAGCTGAAGTGAAAGCTTTGAAGCTTCAGTTAGCTGAATGTTCTGCTCTGCTCCCTCCTCAtcctgtggtggtccagaagTCCAGCATGGTAACAACTGACTCCACTGAACATTCAGAGGATGATAGAGATGTGAAAGCCCTGAAAAAAGATGAGAAAACTCCGAAAGCAAGTCAAGATTATGTCAGTTAA